The Solanum lycopersicum chromosome 6, SLM_r2.1 genome has a window encoding:
- the LOC104647895 gene encoding uncharacterized protein yields MQPKDYSIVKHLEKTPAQISVWALLMSSWSHRQALMKALDDTYMLSGTRSDNVAAMIHQVIRGHRISFCDDELPAKGRSHVKSLHVNVICRGKVVNRVLVDDGSGLNICPLSTLKQLRFDLGKLEQNQVNVRAFDGVQRDTLGAADLTLQIGHVEFNAKFQVLDIGTSYNLLLGRTFNHMGGAVPSTLHQMMKLVWENEELVVHGERSHSSKQVSVFDETLQGLDFYMVELVNATDEDLAPQAPMPAVYRIIATVMLQNGFKPGFGLERNSQGIIEPVSVLAKGSKYGLGYIPTDDDVKMKKKKDQELAKPIPHLNVSYRPVNVMSCHELNEQNETDDDKVDDYEEENREPDYVAKEFRQFENQRKPNLEETEMMNLGDSECVKEVKISTYLNGTQKESLIHLLAEYSDVFVWEVGDMQGLSTDIVSHKLPINPRFEQVKQKTRKFKAELSLKIKKEITKQIESRLVEVTQYPTWLANVVPVAKKDGKIKICVDYRDLNKDSPKDNFSLPNIHILIDNCAKHEMQSFVGCYAGYHQILMDGKDVEKMAFITPWGVYHYRVMSFSLKNAGATYMRAVTTIFHDMILKEIEVYVDDVIIKSRESSDHLTHLRKFFERLHRYNLKLNPAKCAFGGF; encoded by the exons GATAACGTAGCTGCCATGATTCATCAGGTCATTCGGGGACACCGCATTAGCTTCTGCGATGATGAATTGCCAGCCAAAGGAAGATCCCATGTTAAATCTCTACACGTCAATGTGATATGCCGCGGAAAGGTCGTCAATCGTGTCTTGGTAGACGATGGATCTGGTTTGAACATATGCCCCTTGTCCACATTGAAACAGCTGAGGTTTGACCTCGGAAAATTGGAGCAAAATCAGGTTAATGTAAGAGCGTTTGATGGTGTGCAAAGAGACACATTGGGGGCGGCGGACTTGACCCTTCAAATTGGCCACGTGGAGTTCAACGCGAAGTTCCAAGTGTTAGATATTGGCACCAGCTATAACCTTCTTCTGGGAAGGACGTTCAATCACATGGGTGGAGCCGTCCCTTCCACTCTTCACCAAATGATGAAGTTGGTATGGGAAAATGAGGAGCTAGTTGTTCACGGTGAAAGAAGCCACTCAAGCAAGCAGGTGTCAGTCTTTGACGAGACGCTGCAAGGTTTGGATTTTTACATGGTGGAGTTGGTAAATGCCACCGATGAGGATTTGGCCCCGCAGGCCCCCATGCCGGCCGTGTACAGAATAATTGCCACGGTAATGCTGCAGAATGGGTTCAAACCAGGTTTTGGATTGGAAAGAAATTCCCAAGGGATTATTGAGCCAGTTTCTGTCCTTGCTAAAGGATCAAAATATGGTTTAgggtacatccccacagatgacgatgtgaagatgaagaagaaaaaggatcaAGAGTTGGCTAAACCGATCCCGCATCT TAATGTAAGTTACAGGCCTgtcaatgtcatgtcatgtcatgagctaAATGAGCAAAATGAGACAGATGACGACAAGGTTGACGACTATGAAGAAGAAAACAGGGAACCAGATTATGTCGCAAAGGAATTTCGACAGTTTGAGAATCAGCGTAAACCGAATCTTGAGGAGACAGAAATGATGAATTTGGGAGATTCAGAatgtgtcaaagaggttaagattAGCACCTACCTGAATGGAACTCAAAAGGAGAGCCTGATTCATTTGCTTGCCGAATACAGTGATGTGTTTGTTTGGGAAGTCGGTGATATGCAGGGTTTGAGTACCGACATCGTATCTCATAAGCTACCTATCAACCCAAGGTTCGAGCAGGTGAAACAAAAGACTCGAAAATTCAAGGCTGAACTGAGCTTAAAGATTAAGAAAGAAATCACCAAGCAAATAGAGTCTCGACTGGTGGAAGTAACACAATACCCAACCTGGTTGGCCAATGTCGTTCCGGTCGCCAAGAAAGATGGGAAAATCAAGATTTGTGTTGATTATAGAGACCTCAACAAGGATAGTCCGAAGGATAATTTTTCGTTGCCGAACATCCATATTTTGATTGACAATTGtgccaaacatgagatgcagtcatttgtgggCTGTTACGCAGGTTATCACCAAATTCTGATGGATGGAAAAGACGTAGAAAAAATGGCGTTCATCACACCTTGGGGGGTATATCACTACAGGGTGATGTCGTTCAGCCTCAAGAACGCCGGTGCTACTTATATGAGAGCCGTGACAACTATTTTCCATGACATGATTCTtaaggaaattgaagtgtacGTGGATGATGTCATTATCAAATCCCGTGAGAGTTCAGATCATTTGACACACTTGAGAAAATTCTTTGAGCGTTTGCATCGGtacaacttgaagttaaatcccGCCAAATGCGCTTTTGGAGGATTCTAG
- the LOC138349311 gene encoding uncharacterized protein: MSFLGRLNYINQFIAQSTVVCEPIFKLLKKYAPTKWTEECQTAFDANKSYLSNPPVLVPPREGSPLLLYFSVSNSAFGCVLCQHDETGKKEKSIYYISKKFTPYEYRYTFLERTCCALTWLAQKLIHYLSSYTTYLISRMDPLKYIFQKAMPTGKLAKWQMLLKNPVDEEYEPLKTYFHDEEVSFVGEDISEAYSGWRLFFDGAANHQVKGVRAVLVSESGQHHPMAAKLRFNCTNNIDEYEACILGLKIAIDMNIYEFCKIEFRHTPRIQNELADALAIIASMIKHPDTDYIDPLDIELKEHPVHCSHVESEPDSSPWYFDIKSHMMKEICEQFKIIHRKSTAYRPQMNGAVEAANKNIKKILRKMIDKQRGWHEILPYALLGYRTTVRTSTGVTPYLLVYGTEAVVPVEVEIPSLRIIQEDELSNAECVSKRIDQLALIYEKRMVVVCHG; this comes from the exons atgagtttcttaggaaGGTTAAACTATATCAACCAGTTTATAGCACAATCAACAGTGGTGTGTGAGCCTATTTTCAAGTTGTTGAAGAAATACGCCCCGACTAAGTGGACTGAGGAATGCCAAACCGCTTTCGATGCTAACAAGAGCTATTTGTCTAATCCaccagtattggttcctccACGAGAAGGGAGCCCTTTGTTGTTGTATTTTTCTGTTTCGAATAGCGCCTTTGGATGTGTACTTTgtcaacacgacgagacagGGAAGAAGGAAAAGTCTATCTACTACATAAGCAAGAAATTTACTCCGTACGAATATCGCTACACTTTTCTGGAGAGAACATGTTGTGCTCTGACGTGGCTTGCCCAGAAATTGATACATTATTTGTCTTCGTATACTACATATCTCATTTCCAGAATGGATCCATTGAAGTacattttccagaaagcgatgccgaccggaaagttagctaaatggcaaatgctgttga aaaatcccgtggatgaagaatatgaaccacttaagacttattttcacgatgaagagGTGTcgtttgtgggtgaagatatttctgaagcGTATtcaggttggagattattctttgacGGAGCAGCGAATCACCAAGTTAAAGGTGTTAGAGCAGTCTTAGTATCGGAATCTGGACAGCACCATCCTATGGCAGCTAAACTACGATTCAATTGCACAAACAACATAGATGAATACGAAGCTTGTATTCTTGGTCTAAAAATAGCCATCGACATGAACATCTACGa GTTTTGCAAaatcgagttcagacatactcctagaatacagaatgaattagcTGACGCTTTAGCCATTATCGCTTCGATGATCAAACATCCGGATACTGATTACATCGACCCGCTGGATATAGAGTTGAAggaacatccagtccattgttcacacGTCGAATCGGAACCAGATAGTTCGCCttggtattttgatataaagag tcatatgatgaaagagatatgtgaacaatttaagattattcatCGAAAATCAACTGCTTATCGCCCccaaatgaacggagctgtagaggccgccaacaagaatatcaaaaagattttgaggaaaatgattgacaaacaGCGAGGTTGGCATGAAATATTGCCTTATGCTCTACTAGGTTATCGAACAACGGTCAGAACATCGACTGGGGTtactccatacttgctagtatatGGAACAGAAGCAGTCGTGCCGgttgaagtcgagataccgtcgttgaggatcatccaagaagaTGAGTTAAGTAACGCTGAATGTGTTAGCAAACGGATTGATCAACTAGCTTTGATTTATGAAAAGAGGATGGTTGTCGTCTGCCATGGCTAG